Proteins from one Myxococcales bacterium genomic window:
- the carA gene encoding glutamine-hydrolyzing carbamoyl-phosphate synthase small subunit translates to MSGGAKAHLALADGTVFDGFSFGADAPAGGEVVFTTGMTGYQEVLTDPSYTGQIVTMTAPQIGNTGITPEDDESVDGRPQVAGFIVRDPSLGASNWRARETLDTYLARHGVTAIGGVDTRRLTRLIRDKGAQNGCIGTEAPHVLVERARALPSMEGLDLAARVTPKTRYEFSEGRGAWSVGQLGGAAGDTTPHVVAVDFGAKKNILRCLVDSGFRVTAVPASSTAAEILALSPDGIFLSSGPGDPAAVTYAVKSIRDLLGKKPIFGICLGHQLLALALGGRTYKLKFGHRGLNQPVKDLSTGRVEITTQNHGFVVDVASLEGRARSTHVHLNDGTSEGLEAPEARAFSVQYHPEAAAGPHDALYLFERFRRLMGA, encoded by the coding sequence ATGAGCGGCGGAGCGAAGGCCCACCTAGCCCTGGCGGACGGGACCGTGTTCGACGGGTTCTCGTTCGGCGCCGACGCCCCGGCGGGCGGTGAGGTCGTGTTCACGACCGGCATGACCGGCTACCAAGAGGTGCTCACCGACCCGAGCTACACCGGGCAGATCGTCACGATGACGGCGCCGCAGATCGGCAACACCGGCATCACCCCGGAAGACGACGAGTCCGTCGATGGTCGCCCGCAGGTCGCCGGCTTCATCGTGCGGGATCCGAGCCTGGGGGCCTCCAACTGGCGCGCTCGAGAGACCCTGGACACTTATCTCGCGCGTCACGGCGTCACCGCCATCGGCGGCGTCGACACCCGGCGTTTGACTCGCCTGATCCGCGACAAGGGCGCGCAGAACGGCTGCATTGGAACCGAAGCTCCGCACGTCCTGGTCGAGCGCGCCCGAGCGCTGCCGAGCATGGAGGGACTCGACCTCGCCGCGCGCGTCACACCCAAGACCCGCTACGAGTTCAGCGAGGGGCGCGGGGCTTGGAGCGTGGGCCAGCTGGGCGGCGCAGCCGGCGACACCACTCCCCACGTGGTGGCCGTGGACTTCGGCGCCAAGAAGAACATCTTGCGCTGCCTGGTGGACAGCGGCTTCCGCGTCACGGCGGTGCCCGCGAGCTCGACCGCCGCGGAGATCCTCGCGCTGTCCCCCGATGGCATCTTCCTCTCGAGTGGGCCCGGCGATCCCGCCGCCGTCACCTACGCCGTGAAGAGCATCCGGGACCTGCTCGGCAAGAAACCCATCTTCGGCATTTGTCTGGGCCACCAGCTGCTCGCCCTGGCGCTCGGCGGCCGCACCTACAAGTTGAAGTTCGGTCACCGCGGCTTGAATCAGCCCGTGAAAGATCTGTCGACGGGCCGCGTGGAGATCACCACGCAGAACCACGGCTTCGTGGTCGACGTCGCGTCCCTCGAAGGGCGGGCCCGCTCGACCCACGTGCATTTGAACGACGGCACGAGCGAGGGGCTCGAGGCCCCCGAGGCCCGGGCCTTCAGCGTGCAGTATCACCCGGAGGCCGCAGCTGGCCCCCACGACGCTCTGTATCTGTTCGAGCGTTTCCGCCGCTTGATGGGCGCGTGA
- a CDS encoding dihydroorotase: MVDLLVVKGVRAVDPSRGLDAEVDVVVERGKILRVGPGAARDVEQSERAQIIDGSGKWLLPAFVDLHAHLREPGQEYKEDIATGLAAAAAGGFAHVCAMPNTKPVNDTRAVTEMMLRRAAEVGGSRLHPIAAITVGQRGKELTEMAELRDAGAVAVSDDGVCVSSSAVMRRALEYAKTFDLPVIQHAEDHELTAGADMHEGAVSARLGLRGWPRVAEDVIVARDVLLAEYVGARYHVAHASTLGTVRILREAKSRGLSVTAEVTPHHLLLTDASVIGYDTACKVNPPLREEADVEALRSALADGTLDAIATDHAPHTSLEKDCEFSYAKPGMLGLELCLGLLLGLVGKNGLTLARLIDALSTRPARIAGIDAPTLAEGALAELVLVDPAAVWTASRADLRSKGENTPFFGKELRGRVLLTLAGGHAAFDAARARA; the protein is encoded by the coding sequence CTGGTCGATCTCCTGGTCGTGAAGGGCGTGCGAGCCGTCGATCCGAGCCGAGGGCTCGACGCCGAAGTCGACGTGGTCGTCGAGCGCGGAAAGATCCTGCGCGTCGGCCCCGGTGCGGCCCGCGACGTCGAGCAGAGTGAACGCGCCCAGATCATCGACGGCTCGGGCAAATGGCTCCTGCCAGCCTTCGTCGATCTGCACGCGCACCTGCGCGAGCCAGGCCAGGAATACAAAGAGGACATCGCGACCGGGCTCGCCGCCGCCGCCGCCGGCGGGTTCGCCCACGTGTGCGCGATGCCGAACACCAAACCAGTCAACGACACCCGGGCCGTGACGGAGATGATGCTGCGCCGCGCAGCCGAGGTCGGGGGCTCCCGCCTGCACCCCATCGCCGCAATCACCGTCGGGCAGCGCGGCAAGGAGCTGACCGAGATGGCGGAGCTGCGAGATGCCGGCGCCGTCGCGGTCAGCGACGACGGCGTGTGTGTGAGCTCGAGCGCGGTGATGCGCCGCGCCCTCGAGTACGCCAAGACCTTCGATCTACCGGTGATCCAGCACGCCGAGGATCACGAGCTGACCGCTGGCGCCGACATGCACGAGGGCGCGGTGAGCGCTCGGCTCGGGCTCCGCGGCTGGCCGCGGGTGGCCGAGGACGTGATCGTCGCCCGAGACGTGCTGCTCGCCGAGTACGTTGGCGCGCGCTACCACGTCGCCCACGCCTCGACGCTGGGCACGGTGCGCATCCTGCGCGAAGCCAAGAGCCGCGGCCTGTCGGTCACCGCCGAGGTGACGCCGCACCACTTGCTGCTGACCGACGCCTCCGTCATTGGCTACGACACCGCTTGCAAGGTGAACCCGCCGCTGCGTGAAGAGGCCGACGTCGAGGCCCTGCGCTCGGCCCTCGCGGACGGCACTCTGGACGCAATCGCCACCGATCACGCGCCGCACACCTCGCTCGAGAAGGACTGCGAGTTCTCCTACGCCAAGCCGGGCATGCTCGGGCTCGAGCTGTGTCTCGGCCTACTGCTCGGTCTGGTCGGCAAGAACGGCCTGACCCTCGCGCGTCTGATCGACGCACTGTCCACCCGACCGGCACGCATCGCGGGCATCGACGCACCGACGCTCGCCGAGGGTGCGCTCGCCGAGCTGGTCCTGGTCGACCCGGCCGCGGTCTGGACTGCCTCCCGCGCGGATCTGCGATCAAAAGGGGAAAATACCCCGTTTTTCGGCAAGGAGCTCCGCGGTCGTGTGCTCTTGACGCTGGCGGGTGGACACGCCGCCTTCGACGCGGCAAGAGCGCGGGCATGA
- a CDS encoding GMC family oxidoreductase, with protein MSGAIVQHRDVADRRRVEDAADVVIIGTGAAGATAARVLSEAGLDVVMLEEGPHIPAEELRSDLWSGMKRVWRDAGFQVANGRAFTPILQGRCVGGTTAINGAIIHRMPEKIWGRWRDEFGFGGALPYSELERIWDLLDEELHVAPAPEAMLGNNNTLMRLAAQRLGIRSNAIRRNVKDCEGSAHCNQGCPTARRQSMNVSYVPRVVAQGARVYATCTATRLQRTSTRVTGVIGQFADPLTGRRGPELTVVARRAVLLAASAIQSPLFLWANRIGRGSRALGKRLQAHPGTAVVGVFDAPVTMSRGATQGFESLHYWDERMKFETVSMPPELAAARLPGLGPELMRELGAYAHLAVWGVQVRAEAQGSVRPAFFGGTRIDYDMTARDIQVLKLGVRRLTEMMFAAGAREVLPGVHGLPHRITNMDQLAPLFDAADDPRLFHTIAAHLFGTAVMGASAFHSVVSPTFEAHDLERLFVIDSSVFPTNLGVNPQHTISALAWLAAERVAALGAQ; from the coding sequence GTGAGCGGCGCGATCGTCCAGCACCGGGACGTCGCCGACAGGCGGCGCGTGGAGGACGCCGCCGACGTCGTGATCATCGGCACCGGGGCGGCGGGTGCGACGGCCGCTCGAGTGCTGAGTGAGGCCGGCCTCGACGTCGTGATGCTGGAGGAGGGACCCCACATCCCGGCCGAGGAGCTGCGCAGTGATCTGTGGTCCGGCATGAAACGCGTCTGGCGTGACGCCGGGTTTCAAGTGGCAAACGGCCGGGCATTCACGCCCATTTTGCAGGGCCGCTGTGTGGGCGGAACGACCGCCATCAACGGCGCGATCATCCACCGCATGCCGGAGAAGATCTGGGGACGCTGGCGCGACGAGTTCGGGTTCGGGGGCGCGCTCCCCTACTCCGAGCTCGAGCGGATCTGGGACCTCTTGGACGAGGAGCTGCACGTGGCGCCCGCCCCGGAGGCCATGCTCGGAAACAACAACACGCTGATGCGGCTCGCGGCCCAGCGGCTCGGGATCCGCAGCAACGCCATCCGCCGCAACGTGAAGGACTGTGAAGGCAGCGCCCACTGCAACCAGGGTTGTCCCACCGCGCGGCGCCAGAGCATGAACGTCTCCTACGTGCCCCGGGTCGTCGCCCAGGGCGCGCGGGTCTACGCGACCTGCACCGCGACGCGACTTCAGCGGACGAGCACCCGAGTGACGGGTGTGATTGGGCAGTTCGCCGATCCGCTGACCGGCCGTCGCGGGCCCGAGCTGACGGTGGTGGCACGACGTGCCGTGCTGCTGGCCGCGAGCGCCATCCAATCCCCGCTGTTCCTGTGGGCAAACCGCATCGGGCGCGGCTCACGCGCCCTCGGCAAACGCCTGCAGGCCCACCCGGGCACCGCCGTGGTGGGTGTGTTCGATGCGCCGGTGACGATGTCCCGGGGCGCAACGCAGGGCTTCGAGAGCCTCCACTACTGGGACGAGCGCATGAAGTTCGAGACCGTCTCGATGCCGCCGGAGCTCGCCGCAGCGCGGCTGCCCGGCCTCGGCCCCGAGCTGATGCGGGAGCTCGGCGCCTACGCCCACCTGGCCGTGTGGGGTGTGCAAGTGCGCGCCGAGGCGCAGGGCTCGGTCCGACCGGCGTTCTTCGGCGGCACGCGCATCGACTACGACATGACCGCTCGCGACATCCAGGTGCTCAAGCTGGGAGTGCGTCGCTTGACCGAGATGATGTTCGCCGCTGGCGCGCGCGAGGTCCTGCCCGGGGTTCACGGCCTACCCCATCGCATCACGAACATGGACCAGCTCGCCCCGCTATTCGACGCGGCGGACGACCCGCGTTTGTTTCACACCATCGCCGCGCACCTGTTCGGGACTGCCGTGATGGGCGCCTCCGCCTTCCACAGCGTCGTCTCGCCGACCTTCGAGGCGCACGATCTCGAGCGACTCTTCGTGATCGACTCCAGCGTGTTTCCGACCAACCTCGGCGTGAACCCCCAGCACACCATCAGCGCCCTGGCCTGGCTCGCCGCCGAACGCGTGGCGGCGCTCGGCGCACAGTGA
- a CDS encoding amidase: MNAPPDSLREPPSGKPPPEWHRRSAREMQQGLAAGELTSRQLVSAHLERINEVDRELSVFSEVFHAEALASADRLDAERSEGNTRGPLHGLPVTIKECFDFSGRPTTLGVVSRRDSRAASDSAMVRALNDAGAIILGRTNLAQLLMAYESDNPLFGRTANPFSPRHSAGGSSGGEAAAIAAGLSPLGVGTDLGGSVRVPAHFCGIAALKPTAFRLPNAGSHGPLPGLERIPLQTSLLARTTADLELALEALPATLLAKLDARVPPVTDLPAKHLSTLVVGILKGNELIAPSSAIIGAIERAKDALAAAGVSVRPFDAPGLTELFYDAVKLLGAEGGKTMIEALRGGPVAESLRSLHQLVRLPGAVRATMAKVAELSGDRAFARLLGAIGERSVGETQRLAASLDTLTEALSDALAASGIDALLCPPYATPAVPHGLSAELMLAASYTLPWNAAGFVAGVVPVTRVHSAEARRDRAKGQTGRLARRIDEASAGLPVGVQLVARPWQERTVLALMQAIETNVSGDVDFPRTPVW; encoded by the coding sequence GTGAACGCCCCCCCCGATTCCCTGCGCGAGCCACCGAGCGGAAAACCACCGCCCGAATGGCATCGGCGCTCGGCCCGGGAAATGCAGCAAGGGCTGGCCGCCGGAGAGCTCACGAGCCGACAGCTGGTCAGCGCACACCTCGAGCGCATCAACGAGGTGGACCGCGAGCTGTCCGTGTTCAGCGAGGTGTTCCACGCCGAGGCGCTCGCGAGCGCAGACCGCCTCGACGCCGAGCGCAGCGAGGGCAATACCCGCGGACCGCTGCACGGGCTGCCGGTCACGATCAAGGAGTGTTTCGATTTCTCGGGTCGTCCGACCACGCTCGGCGTGGTGTCGAGACGCGACTCCCGCGCCGCGTCGGACAGCGCAATGGTCCGGGCTCTCAACGACGCCGGCGCGATCATCCTCGGGCGCACCAACCTGGCCCAGCTGCTGATGGCGTACGAGAGCGACAACCCACTCTTTGGTCGCACGGCAAACCCCTTCAGCCCGCGACACTCCGCCGGTGGATCGAGCGGCGGCGAAGCGGCGGCCATCGCAGCCGGACTCTCACCCCTCGGAGTCGGGACCGATCTGGGCGGGAGCGTGCGCGTTCCGGCACACTTCTGCGGCATCGCCGCGCTCAAACCCACGGCGTTTCGTCTGCCCAACGCCGGCAGCCACGGACCGCTGCCGGGCCTCGAGCGCATCCCGCTCCAGACCTCGCTGCTCGCGCGCACCACCGCAGATCTCGAGCTCGCCCTCGAAGCGCTTCCCGCCACGCTCCTCGCCAAGCTCGACGCCCGCGTTCCGCCGGTCACGGATCTGCCCGCCAAACACCTGAGCACGCTGGTCGTCGGCATCCTGAAAGGCAACGAGCTGATCGCGCCGTCCAGCGCGATCATCGGCGCCATCGAGCGCGCGAAGGATGCCCTGGCCGCGGCCGGCGTCAGCGTGCGGCCCTTCGATGCGCCGGGGCTCACGGAGTTGTTCTACGACGCGGTCAAGTTGCTGGGGGCCGAGGGCGGCAAGACGATGATCGAGGCGCTGCGCGGAGGCCCAGTCGCGGAGTCACTGCGCTCGCTACATCAACTCGTACGCCTGCCAGGCGCGGTGCGCGCCACCATGGCCAAGGTCGCGGAGCTCTCGGGCGATCGCGCCTTCGCACGCTTGCTCGGCGCTATCGGGGAACGCAGCGTCGGGGAGACCCAACGGCTCGCAGCGAGCCTCGACACACTGACGGAGGCCCTCTCGGATGCCCTGGCCGCGAGCGGGATCGACGCGCTGCTCTGTCCGCCCTACGCCACGCCTGCCGTGCCCCACGGCCTCTCCGCCGAGCTGATGTTGGCGGCTTCCTACACCCTGCCCTGGAACGCCGCCGGTTTCGTCGCGGGTGTCGTGCCAGTCACACGGGTGCACAGCGCCGAGGCCCGGCGCGACCGGGCGAAGGGGCAGACGGGGCGGCTCGCTCGCCGCATCGACGAGGCCAGCGCAGGCCTGCCGGTCGGCGTACAGCTGGTCGCGCGCCCCTGGCAAGAGCGCACGGTGCTGGCGCTGATGCAGGCCATCGAGACGAACGTGAGCGGCGACGTCGATTTCCCGCGCACACCGGTGTGGTGA
- a CDS encoding NAD(P)/FAD-dependent oxidoreductase: MARQDRFRKLDRDHWDVIVVGAGIGGLTTAALLARRGLGVLVVDQHYVAGGNATIFKRPGYEFDVGLHYIGQCERGLFPRVLADAGAEAVGFLPMDPDAFDTVVLPGFELGVPRGIERYRLRLVDAFPSEKAGIDRYVKYLSEQSRIDAALRKPRRLPGVLLSSPLLLRWGAGTLGSFLDTCTRNPELRTVLAAESGDYAEPPSRASLALHAGLMLHYLSEGGYYPEGGGQVMSDHLADAIEAHGGKLLLSTRVSRIVVENGRAVGVRLANKHLGEREVRARRIVANTDIKKLYLDLLGPELVRARTLRKAQRWQMAPALGMVYVGARRAALGARTKNTNYWIYNSTDVEAAYAENRAGRFAKQALVYVSLASLKDPENRRVAPPGIVNLQLMSLAPNQPEAWGVRDVDVVTGAYRDSPEYQARKAEYTELLFRGAERVFPGLREHVVFEETATPLTHSRYTLSTGGTSYGLALIPEQFLWRRPGPKTEIEGLFVCGASTYTGHGIAGAMASGVNAAAAIAGSQVWSEVTRARPQGVPHEKASIPKPAPELSARA, translated from the coding sequence ATGGCGCGACAGGATCGATTCCGCAAACTCGACCGGGACCATTGGGACGTGATCGTGGTCGGCGCCGGCATCGGCGGCCTGACCACCGCGGCGCTGCTCGCGCGACGTGGGCTCGGGGTGTTGGTGGTCGATCAGCACTACGTCGCCGGCGGGAACGCCACCATCTTCAAGCGGCCGGGCTACGAGTTCGACGTGGGTCTGCACTACATTGGGCAGTGTGAGCGGGGCCTGTTTCCCCGCGTGCTCGCCGATGCGGGCGCCGAGGCCGTGGGATTTCTGCCGATGGACCCCGACGCCTTCGACACCGTGGTCCTGCCGGGCTTCGAGCTTGGCGTGCCTCGGGGCATCGAGCGATATCGGTTGCGTCTGGTGGACGCCTTTCCTTCGGAGAAGGCCGGCATCGATCGCTACGTGAAGTATCTGAGCGAGCAGTCGCGGATCGACGCGGCGCTGCGCAAGCCGCGGCGGCTGCCGGGAGTGCTGCTCTCGTCGCCGCTCTTGCTGCGTTGGGGCGCGGGCACGCTGGGCTCCTTCCTGGATACTTGCACGAGAAATCCCGAGCTTCGCACGGTGCTCGCCGCGGAGAGCGGCGACTACGCGGAGCCGCCGAGCCGCGCATCGCTGGCGCTGCACGCGGGGCTGATGCTGCACTACCTGTCGGAGGGTGGATATTACCCCGAGGGCGGCGGGCAGGTGATGAGCGATCATCTGGCCGACGCCATCGAGGCCCACGGCGGCAAGCTCCTGCTCTCGACGCGCGTCTCGCGCATCGTGGTGGAAAACGGCCGCGCCGTCGGTGTGCGCCTGGCCAACAAACACCTGGGTGAACGCGAGGTCCGGGCGCGACGCATCGTGGCGAACACCGACATCAAGAAGCTGTACCTGGATCTGCTCGGTCCCGAGCTGGTGCGCGCGCGCACCCTCCGCAAAGCGCAACGCTGGCAGATGGCTCCCGCCCTCGGCATGGTCTATGTCGGCGCGCGGCGCGCGGCGCTCGGAGCGCGGACGAAGAACACGAACTACTGGATCTACAACAGCACCGACGTCGAGGCTGCTTACGCCGAGAACCGAGCCGGACGCTTCGCGAAACAGGCGTTGGTCTACGTGTCGCTCGCGTCCCTCAAAGATCCGGAGAACCGGCGGGTCGCGCCGCCGGGCATCGTCAACCTGCAGCTGATGAGCCTGGCGCCGAACCAACCGGAGGCCTGGGGTGTGCGCGATGTGGACGTGGTGACGGGCGCGTATCGCGACAGCCCCGAGTACCAGGCGCGGAAGGCCGAGTACACGGAGCTCTTGTTCCGCGGCGCCGAGCGTGTGTTTCCGGGGTTGCGCGAGCACGTCGTGTTCGAAGAGACGGCCACGCCGCTGACCCACAGCCGCTACACCCTCTCGACCGGCGGCACGTCGTATGGCCTGGCGTTGATCCCGGAGCAGTTCCTGTGGCGCAGGCCGGGGCCGAAGACCGAGATCGAAGGTCTGTTCGTGTGCGGTGCGAGCACCTATACCGGACACGGCATCGCAGGGGCCATGGCCTCCGGGGTGAACGCGGCGGCGGCCATTGCGGGCAGCCAGGTGTGGAGCGAAGTGACCCGCGCGCGGCCGCAGGGGGTGCCGCACGAGAAGGCGTCGATCCCGAAGCCGGCGCCGGAGCTCAGCGCCCGCGCCTAG
- a CDS encoding imidazolonepropionase, which yields MSEADLLIVNAAEVVTCAGFSDRPARGADQAVVRVIRDGAVAIAKGRILAVGASDRLRREHHVDEDQVLDAAGGIVLPGFVDCHTHLVFAGDRCVEWEQRMSGKPYLEILREGGGIQRTVKKTRASAIGALNTNAVRWATECMVHGTTTLEAKSGYCLDRDGEIKLLEVARTVQSELPLRIVSTFLGAHVVPPEYRDNREAYLVLLEQLMLEIKGRQLAEFVDVFCEQEAFTLDEAERILGCAKELGFGLKLHAEQFTSSGAAALGARLGAASVDHLEHISDDAITALGSAERPPIGVLLPGVPFHLAMHDHAPARRLIEAGVPLAIATDFNPGSSFTPSLPMCIALACRTLGMTTSEAVVACTINAAHALGRGAEIGSIEPGKRADLIVCDVPDHRWLGYAFGMNPVRAVVIGGERVFD from the coding sequence ATGTCGGAAGCCGATCTGCTGATCGTCAACGCCGCTGAGGTCGTCACCTGCGCGGGGTTCTCGGATCGCCCGGCGCGCGGCGCCGATCAGGCGGTGGTCCGCGTCATCCGCGACGGTGCCGTCGCCATCGCCAAGGGCCGCATCCTCGCCGTGGGCGCGAGCGACCGCCTGCGGCGCGAACACCACGTGGACGAAGACCAGGTGCTCGACGCCGCCGGCGGCATCGTGTTGCCCGGCTTCGTGGACTGCCACACCCATCTGGTCTTTGCCGGCGACCGCTGCGTCGAGTGGGAGCAGCGCATGAGTGGCAAACCCTACCTGGAGATCCTGCGGGAGGGCGGCGGCATCCAGCGCACCGTCAAGAAGACCCGCGCTTCGGCCATCGGCGCCTTGAACACCAACGCCGTGCGCTGGGCCACCGAGTGCATGGTGCACGGAACGACGACCCTCGAGGCCAAGAGCGGCTACTGCCTCGACCGCGACGGGGAGATCAAGCTGCTAGAGGTCGCCCGCACGGTGCAGAGTGAGCTGCCCCTGCGCATCGTCAGCACCTTCCTCGGCGCTCACGTCGTGCCACCGGAGTACAGAGACAACCGCGAGGCCTACCTGGTGCTGCTCGAGCAGCTGATGCTCGAGATCAAGGGCCGCCAGCTGGCCGAGTTCGTCGACGTGTTCTGCGAACAAGAGGCGTTCACCCTCGACGAGGCCGAGCGCATCCTCGGCTGCGCGAAGGAGCTGGGCTTCGGCCTGAAGCTGCACGCGGAGCAGTTCACGTCGAGCGGTGCGGCGGCGCTCGGTGCGAGGCTCGGCGCCGCCAGCGTCGATCACCTCGAACACATCAGCGACGATGCCATCACCGCCCTCGGCAGCGCTGAACGACCGCCCATCGGCGTGCTCTTGCCCGGGGTACCGTTTCACCTCGCCATGCACGATCACGCGCCAGCCCGGCGCCTGATCGAGGCCGGCGTCCCCTTGGCCATTGCCACGGATTTCAACCCGGGTTCGTCGTTCACGCCTTCGCTGCCAATGTGCATCGCACTGGCCTGTCGCACGCTCGGCATGACCACCAGCGAGGCGGTCGTGGCCTGCACCATCAACGCCGCCCACGCCCTCGGCCGCGGCGCAGAGATCGGCAGCATCGAGCCGGGAAAACGCGCCGATCTGATCGTGTGCGACGTGCCGGACCACCGCTGGCTCGGGTACGCGTTCGGCATGAACCCCGTGCGCGCCGTCGTCATCGGCGGCGAGCGTGTGTTCGACTGA